The Catenulispora sp. MAP5-51 DNA segment GCCGCAGGTGGAGTACCGGGCGCTGATGCCGATGCTGGTGGTGTTCGGCGCGGCCACGGTCGGCATCCTCATCGAGGCCTTCCTGCCGCGCACGCGGCGCTACTGGGCCCAGGTCGCGGTGTCGCTGGCCGGGGTCCTGGTGGCCCTGGGCTTCGTGATCGCCAACCACGGCATGGCCCAGACCACCGCCTCGGACGCGGTGTCGGTGGACGGCGTGACGCTGTTCCTGCAGGGCACCATCCTGGCGCTGGCCCTGCTGGCGCTGCTGCTGGTGGCCGAGCGCGGCACCGCGGTGGTCGACCTGGACGCGTTCACCGCGCAGGGCGCCACCACCCCGGGTTCGGGCGGCGAGCGCGCGGCGGACACCGCGGGCCTGCGGACCACCGAGGTCTTCCCGCTGATGCTGTTCTCGGTCGGCGGCATGCTGCTGTTCCCGGCCGCGAACGACCTGCTGACCTCCTTCGTGGCGCTGGAGGTGCTGTCGCTGCCGCTGTACCTGCTGTGCGGGCTGGCGCGCCGGCGCCGCCTGCTGTCGCAGGAAGCGGCGATGAAGTACTTCCTGCTCGGGGCGTTCTCCTCGGCGTTCTTCCTGTACGGCATCGCGATGCTGTACGGCTACGCCGGCTCGGTGCGGCTGTCGGACATCGCGACCGCGATCTCCTCGGCCCCGCACTCGGACGTGCTGGTGCTGGTGGGGATCGCGCTGCTGGCGGTCGGACTGCTGTTCAAGATCGGCGCGGTGCCGTTCCACTCCTGGACCCCGGACGTGTACCAGGGCGCGCCGACCCCGATCACCGGGTTCATGGCCGCCGCCACCAAGGTGGCCGCGTTCGGAGCCCTGCTGCGCATCGTCTACGTGGCGCTGCCCGGCCTGCGCTGGGACTGGCGCCCGGTGCTGTGGGGCGTGGCGGTCCTGACCATGCTGGCCGGCGCGGTGCTGGCGATCACGCAGCGCGACATCAAGCGGATGCTGGCGTACTCGGCGATCCTCAACGCCGGGTACATCCTGCTCGGCGTGATCTCCACGACGACCAGGGGCGTCAGCGCGACGCTGTTCTACCTGGCGGCGTACGGGTTCGCCACGATCGGCGCGTTCGCCGTGGTGACGCTGGTGCGCGAGTCGGTGCGCGGCGGCTCGGAGTCCGGGGACGGCGGCGAGGACGGCTCGGTGACAATCGGCGGCGAGGCCACCGACCTGTCGTCCTGGGCGGGCCTGGGGCGCCGCTCGCCGTTGCTGGCGGCCTGTTTCACGGTGTTCCTGCTGGCCTTCGCGGGCATCCCGCTGACCTCCGGCTTCACCGGGAAGTTCGCGCTGTTCACGGCGGCGATCGACGGCGGCGCCTGGCCGCTGGTGATCGTCGGTGTGATCGCCTCGGCCGCGGCGGCGTTCTTCTACGTCCGGGTCATCGTGCTGATGTACTTCAGCGAGCCGCTCCGGGACGAGGTCTCCGGGCCGGTCGTGGTGGTGCCCTCGCCGATGACGACGATCGCGCTCACCGTCACGGTGGTGCTCACGATCGCCCTCGGTGTCATCCCGCAGATGGCGCTGGACCTCGCGGACAAGGCGGCGTACTTCGTCCAATAGCTCCGCCACGCAGCGCGACGCCCCGGACCGCCTCGGTGGTCCGGGGCTCTTTTCTGCCCGCTGGTACGTTGACCGGCCGGGGCGCCTCTTCCTTGAAAGTGCTGCCGGATAACCTAGGAGCGAACATGTGAAGCACCTGTGACGAATGAGCGCGACCCCGACCGACCGCCCGCCACCGCCCCGACCTGGAAGGCCGCCGCAGTGAGTACTCCCGGCACGCTGACCCCGCCGCTTCTACAGACGTCGCAGGGCTGGGGTCCGTTCGCGATCGCCATGCAGCAGGACGAGACCCTGTCCGTGGCCCTGAAGGACGGCCTGCTGCGGGTGGAGGAGGTGCTGCTGAACTACACCCGCAGCGACCACGCCTACATCAGCGAGATCACCTCGCACCTGGCCCAGGCCGGCGGCAAGCGCACCCGGCCGCTGCTGGTGCTGCTGGCCGCGCAGTTCGGCGACCCGGCCCTGGCCGGCGTCGTGGAGTCCGCGGTGGTGGTGGAGCTGACCCACCTGGCCACGCTCTACCACGACGACGTCATGGACGAGGCGGCGCTGCGCCGCGGCGTGGCCTCGGCGAACCAGCGCTGGGACAACTCGCTGGCCATCCTGTCCGGCGACTTCCTGTTCGCCCGCGCTTCCAGTCTGTTGTCCGAGCTGGGCCCGGACGCCGTGCGCATCCAGGCCGAGACCTTCGAGCGTCTGGTCAGCGGCCAGATCTCGGAGTCGGTGGGCCCGAAGAACGGCCAGAACCCGGTGGACCACCACCTGGAGGTCCTGGCCGGCAAGACCGGCTCGCTGATCGCCACCGCCGCCCGCTTCGGCGCGATGTTCTCCGGCTGCACCGCCGAGCAGGAGCAGATACTGGCGGAGTTCGGCGAGCAGTTCGGGGTGGCGTTCCAGCTCTCCGACGACCTGCTGGACATCGCCTCGGAGTCCGAGCAGTCCGGCAAGACGCCGGGCACGGACCTGCGCGAGGGTGTCCACACCCTGCCGATGCTGATCGCGCTGGCGATGGACGGCTCGGCCGACCGCGAGACCGCGCGGCTGCAGGAACTGCTGCGGACCGACCTGTCGGTCGACGACGCGGCCTTCGACGAGGCGCTGGCGCTGCTGCGCGCGCACCCGAGCATGGAGCAGGCGCGGGACGTGGTGCGCGGGTACGCGGAGAAGGCGAAGGCGGTGCTGGAGCCGCTGCCGGAGATGCCGGCGAAGGAAGCGATGAAGGCGCTGTGCGACGTGGTGATCTCGCGGACGACCTGACGCCTGGTTGGTGACCGAAGCGCGCCGACGACCCCCCTCGGTCGTCGGCGCGCTTCGTCGTCTGGCTTGGGAGATCTCCGGGCGTGCGGGATCCTCAGGCCAGGGCTTCGACGAACCCGATGACCGCCGCGTCGAACTCGTCGGGGTCCTCCAGGTTCGGGTAGTGCGCGGTGCCGGCGATCGTGATCTTCCGGGCGTCCGCCACGCTGTCGGCGAGCCGCTCGGCGTTGTGCCGGTGGTCGTCGGAGTCGGCGCCGCCGATGACGGCCATGACCGGGATGGTCAGCCCGGCCGCGCGGGCCCAGGTGTCCGCGGCGTGCTCGGACCAGTCCTTCTCGTCGGCGGTGTGCTTGAGCCAGGTCTTCGTGGTCATCTCCGCGATCAGTGCCGGGATCGCGGGGTCCAGGTCGGACAGCTCGCGGTGCGGGCCGCTGGTGAACTTGTTCCAGACCTTCAGGGCGCCCGGGATGTCGCCGGCGAACAGCGGCGGCCAGACCTGCGCCAGGGTCTCGCCGGTCCAGCCGTCGACGAACCGCGGCTCGCTGGTCCCGGCGCCGCTGACCACCAGCGCGCGCACCAGATCGGGGTGCTCCAGGGCGGTGTCGGTGGCGGTCGCGGCACCCATCGAGACGCCGACCAGGACGGCCGGGCCCGCGTCCAGGTGGCGCAGCAGGGCCGCGACGTCGTCGGTGTGCCGGAAGGGGACGGCCGCGTTGGTGCTGTCGCCGTGGCCGCGGGCGTCCGGGGCGACGACGCGGCAGAGCGTCGGCAGGGTCCGCAGCTGCGGGGTCCACATGCGGTGGTCGAGGAAGCCGCCGTGGAGCAGGACGACGAGGGGCCCGGTGCCCCGGTCCCGGTAGGCCAGCCGGCCGCCGTCGGGGAGGGTCGCGTACTGAAGCTCGCTCATGACACCTAAGGTGCCATTCTCGCGGCGACTTGGCAACCGAGGTGT contains these protein-coding regions:
- the nuoN gene encoding NADH-quinone oxidoreductase subunit NuoN, which gives rise to MSALTTLLAAAPGAPSTPGGLTSTAANTFTAPQVEYRALMPMLVVFGAATVGILIEAFLPRTRRYWAQVAVSLAGVLVALGFVIANHGMAQTTASDAVSVDGVTLFLQGTILALALLALLLVAERGTAVVDLDAFTAQGATTPGSGGERAADTAGLRTTEVFPLMLFSVGGMLLFPAANDLLTSFVALEVLSLPLYLLCGLARRRRLLSQEAAMKYFLLGAFSSAFFLYGIAMLYGYAGSVRLSDIATAISSAPHSDVLVLVGIALLAVGLLFKIGAVPFHSWTPDVYQGAPTPITGFMAAATKVAAFGALLRIVYVALPGLRWDWRPVLWGVAVLTMLAGAVLAITQRDIKRMLAYSAILNAGYILLGVISTTTRGVSATLFYLAAYGFATIGAFAVVTLVRESVRGGSESGDGGEDGSVTIGGEATDLSSWAGLGRRSPLLAACFTVFLLAFAGIPLTSGFTGKFALFTAAIDGGAWPLVIVGVIASAAAAFFYVRVIVLMYFSEPLRDEVSGPVVVVPSPMTTIALTVTVVLTIALGVIPQMALDLADKAAYFVQ
- a CDS encoding polyprenyl synthetase family protein encodes the protein MQQDETLSVALKDGLLRVEEVLLNYTRSDHAYISEITSHLAQAGGKRTRPLLVLLAAQFGDPALAGVVESAVVVELTHLATLYHDDVMDEAALRRGVASANQRWDNSLAILSGDFLFARASSLLSELGPDAVRIQAETFERLVSGQISESVGPKNGQNPVDHHLEVLAGKTGSLIATAARFGAMFSGCTAEQEQILAEFGEQFGVAFQLSDDLLDIASESEQSGKTPGTDLREGVHTLPMLIALAMDGSADRETARLQELLRTDLSVDDAAFDEALALLRAHPSMEQARDVVRGYAEKAKAVLEPLPEMPAKEAMKALCDVVISRTT
- a CDS encoding alpha/beta fold hydrolase; the protein is MSELQYATLPDGGRLAYRDRGTGPLVVLLHGGFLDHRMWTPQLRTLPTLCRVVAPDARGHGDSTNAAVPFRHTDDVAALLRHLDAGPAVLVGVSMGAATATDTALEHPDLVRALVVSGAGTSEPRFVDGWTGETLAQVWPPLFAGDIPGALKVWNKFTSGPHRELSDLDPAIPALIAEMTTKTWLKHTADEKDWSEHAADTWARAAGLTIPVMAVIGGADSDDHRHNAERLADSVADARKITIAGTAHYPNLEDPDEFDAAVIGFVEALA